Genomic segment of Panicum virgatum strain AP13 chromosome 9N, P.virgatum_v5, whole genome shotgun sequence:
ACGTGTGGACATGCGCTCCTTCCATCAGCTCCGGGACGTACGCACGTGTAGGCATCACTGCCCCAGGCCAATCCCTTTCGCTGAGCTGGTTGCCGGTGCCGcgatccgccggccgccgccttgaATCCCGGAGGCCGGAGAGGGACGGGGTTGAAGACCCGACGGCCGACGAGGTGGCGAACGCCGCGCCGTGCTTCCtccgcggaggaggcggcggcgaagaagCGTGAGGTCGCGGTCCGGCCGTTCGGGTTGGCGCCTAGCGCGGCACACTGGTCAGAGTAGGAGTGGTTGGGGAGCGATCGATCCGATGAGGAGATGAGATGGCACCCGTTTGTACGCAGCATCTGGTGCTGCGAAGTGCGAAGCTACCGGCTGCAGTTTTTTTCTAGGGgcggcagcagccagcagccagaTTGGGCGAGCTGTCGCGCTGTGGCAAGGTTCCTGGCAAAATTAAAGAGAAAATGCATTCCCGTGATCCCTTTCGCTTCACTTATAGTAAGAGTAGTGTTCCCTCCTCCGTGGCGTATGCTTGGATTGCTCTGGTCTAGGACAGTGGACAGCGACTACCGGAGGATGGGGCACGGAGGCTTGTTCTGTTTATGCCTCGttggcttgcggcggcggtaATCTAAGATTTGGTTTGTTACGCAAGTGACGTGCGATCTTTGCGATGAGCCCGAGCTTAACCGGCGACAGCTGATAAGGACATGTTTGGAGTGGGCATACTACTCCTGTTTGAACTTTTCACGTGCTTTATTCAAATGAAGGTAAGTCCCGAGACGTGCTAGCTAAGCACGCGCGCGTCCCATGTTTGTGTGCCCTGCAGAGCGCCCTTGCTTTGGCGGTCGCGGCTCGCATGCCTCACGGTCGCTTTCGCTCATCCAGGGGGGATTGGGGCTGGTTGGGTGGGTGGATCACATGCTCCTACCAAGCAAAGCCATCGGTGCCTCGGTGGATGGATGCCAGAGCGCCATCCCTCTCCACCCTTCCTTTTCTAGCCAGTGGCCTCGTACCGTCGCGTCGAGCAGACCATCGACTGGTTCCCATCGGCCCATCCGAGGCCGTCGCTTGTGCGGTTCAGCCTGGCAGCAAGCGCCCGCGAACGAGAACGGACGTCGAGCTGGGCGGGACGGGGCACGGGACCCGCCACGCTCCCTAGTGCGGACACGATTCGGAGTATCTCCTCCTGTACCGCGCCGTGAGAGCAGAGAAGCACAGATCCCCCGTGGTGGTGGCCGCAGCACTGcagcctgcaggctgcagcgtcCCAACAGGCAAGGCAACGGggtcgtgcgcgcgcgcgctgaAGGTAGCACGGCAAGTTCCTGGGTGGGCGATTCCGCGGGCGTGCGCGCCGAGGCCGCACGCACGGCCGCGACCCGGCACTGCTCGGCGCGCCATGTGAGCGCGCTCCGCGCTGCCGCGAATCTTCGTGCCCCCTCTGCCCagcgtagcagcagcagcaccaagcaGCCGTACGTCTCGCCCGGAACGACGCGCCTCCGTGCCTCCTGGCCGCCGGGCGCCCGGACGCTTCCAGGAACCTTCCGCAGCCTGCCACTGTCACTGCCAGTGCAGGCAAGGTAGCAGCCTGGCCCCACACGATGACGTGGCTACCCCCTATTGGGGGAAGTGGCGTCACTGGGTGCGGCTTTGCACCGGGGTTTTTCCCCGACCGGAACCGGTCCAaaaaccgcggttaccggtcaaaccggtccggaccggttccggttccgaccggtttcaAACCGATCCAAAttctaaattcaaatttgaattctaaaaagtaaaaagttcccaaaaaaatcctaaaaatgcttcaagttgcgacgaatctaatagtgtcaaattttttcaaatattcgttcatttagtatactttgcgagtatttgaaattaaacaaaaaaagcgtgcatacaaaaatatacaaatacattgtattaatgtaaaagtagtacaaaagagagttcgaaggttcatttaggctaaaacatattaTTCAAACactcatttagtatactttgcgggcatttgaatttaaataaaaaaattgaatttggccggttaccacttAAGCCGACCGATTACCACTCAAATCGGATCGGTTTACCGGTCTAACCAGTCGGCtaaccggtagaaaccggttgAACAGACATTTTTTAtttggattttgaatttaaccAGTTTTtatcggtaaccggtcaaaccggaccggtttatcGTAACGCGGCAGTTTGATACCACTGATCGGTAAAAAAAACCCTGCTTTGCACCGGGCGACGTGGAGGAGACCGGTTGGCTGGGCTGACGTCCGCTTTCCCGAAAAGATTCCTCGCGGCCCGATCCGAGCAAAGCGCAGCGCGGACGCAAAGCCAGCCCCGTCCGTGCTTCGTCCCGGCGTCGTCCTTCACACAGCTCAATGCGGCGTGGGCCTGGACGCGAGGCGGGGCCCTCGTCACAGTCTCACGTCACGGGACAGAGGGCGGCAAAGGCTCGGCCCTGGAAGCCCAGATCCCCGGACGCGcacacgtggcgccaccgggTCAAGCAAAGCATCATCTGTCCGGCGGCGGAACTTCCAAGCTCCGGTTAATTAACCCGCACGCCTCATCATCTGCATCGAACGGGCGTTGGCCCGTCACTGACGGCATGTCCCCACGTGCGCCCGCACCCGGGGGCCCACCTGCAGAGCCATAGGAGTCCAAGGGGGCGAAGGGACATAAACCGGCGAGCGCGACCCACGAATCACCCCTTATTAAACACATCGAGTACTAAACTATTCCGCGAATCGATCGGTCCACTTTACCCCGGCGATAATAAAGTAATTTATACGccataaataaagaaaagaagaaaggagaaaagCCTCGTCCCCCCTTCCCTTTGGCTTCTGCGCTGCGCCACCAATCGCCATCGCCTCCTCGCCCAGCagtctccgcgccgccgcctcctcctcctcccccttcttcccctcctcCTAGCCTCCTAGGGTTTCGGTTCCATGCGAtctcgcggccgcggcggcagggAACACTAGGGAGCGCCTCCTCTCCGTGCGAATCTCGAGAGCCGGGCGACCCAATGGGCAAGGGCGGGCAGGACGAGGGCAAGCGGCGGGACGGATCCGCCTCCTCCGGGGCGGACCCGGCCCAGCCGGCCTTCCCGGCGTGGGCGCGCACCCCGAGCGAGTGCCTCGCGGAGCTCGGCGTCTCGGCGGACCGCGGGCTCAGCACCGAGGAGGCGGCCGCGCGGCTGGAGCGGTACGGGCCCAACGAGCTCGAGCGGCACGCCGCGCCGTCGGTCTGGAAGCTCGTGCTCGAGCAGTTCGACGACACGCTCGTGCGCATCCTGCTCCtggcggccgtcgtctcgtTCGTGCTCGCGCTCTACGACGGCGCCGAGGGCGGCGAGGTCGGTGTGACCGCCTTCGTCGAGCCGCTCgtcatcttcctcatcctcatcgTCAACGCCGTCGTCGGCGTCTGGCAGGAGAGCAACGCCGAGAAAGCGCTTGAGGCGCTCAAGGAGATCCAGTCCGAGCACGCAACCGTCAAGCGTGCCGGGCGCTGGTCGCATGCCCTCCCGGCGCGCGACCTCGTCCCCGGGGACATCGTTGAGCTCCGCGTCGGCGATAAGGTCCCCGCTGACATGCGCGTGCTCCAGCTTATCAGCTCGACCCTCCGCGTCGAGCAGGGATCCCTCACTGGTGAAACGGCTTCGGTTAACAAGACTAGCCACAAGATCGAGTTGGAGGACACAGACATCCAGGGAAAGGAGTGCATGGTTTTTGCCGGTACCACTGTTGTTAACGGCAGTGCTGTCTGTGTTGTGACGGGCACAGGCATGGCGACCGAAATTGGCAAGATCCATGCGCAGATCCAGGAAGCATCCCAGGAGGAGGATGACACGCCACTGAAAAAGAAGCTCAATGAGTTCGGTGAGGCGTTAACTGCCATAATAGGTGTGATCTGTGCCTTGGTTTGGCTCATCAACGTGAAGTATTTCCTCTCCTGGGAGTATGTGGACGGTTGGCCTAGGAATTTCAAATTCTCATTCGAGAAGTGCACATATTACTTTGAGATTGCAGTGGCACTGGCTGTTGCAGCAATTCCAGAGGGTTTGCCTGCTGTGATCACCACATGCTTAGCACTGGGCACAAGGAAGATGGCGCAGAAAAATGCCCTTGTCAGGAAGTTGCCCAGTGTGGAAACATTGGGTTGCACAACTGTGATTTGCTCTGACAAGACAGGAACTTTGACCACCAATCAGATGTCCGCTGTGAAACTTGTAGCAATTGGGAGGTGGCCTGATACACTTAGGAGCTTCAAGGTTGATGGAACCACTTATGATCCAACCGATGGGAAAATACACGATTGGCCAAGCTTGAGCATGGATGAAAATCTCCAGATGATTGCAAAGATTGCTGCAGTTTGCAATGATGCAAGCATTGCCCACTCTGAGCATAAATACGTTGCCACAGGGATGCCCACAGAAGCTGCTTTGAAGGTATGATTTGTTCATGTGATAAATTTTCTGTTGTAAATCACTGCAACCATACTTAACTAGTTACCTTTTAATTGGAATTCTCTTAAAGTCTTTTAGTTGATGCCTATTACCTCTGCCTCAAATTTGGCTTGCACATAGTTTGGAAGCAGTCTGTAAAATGTTAATAGCACCTTATCCAATAAAACAAAAGATAATGAAAGCACTGGTATCTACTTTACTTGACCCCATATAAGATTTAGACAGGTAATTTATTGGACAGTTCCGTCTTTGAGGTGCTCAATATTTGTTGTAATTTACATTATTGTATGACTCTGTTATACTTATGGCAGGTTTTGGTTGAGAAAATGGGGCTTCCTGGTGGTTATACCCCATCTATGGATTCGTCTGATTTGCTAAGTATGTTGATTTCTCTTTGCctttgtttaaaaaaaatctggatGCTTTTTTGAACAATAAGTAATaattactactactactactgttTGAAGGGTGCTGTCAGTGGTGGAGCAATTCTGCTAAGAGAGTAGCAACTCTGGAATTTGATCGCACCAGAAAATCAATGGGAGTTATTGTGAAAGCAGACTCTGGGAAGAATTTGCTGCTTGTCAAGGTATTTTGAATTACTCATGATATTTCTGCTGCAATTAGCATTCCTTCTGCTTTTAGATCATCAGTTGCTAGTTGCTACTGTACATCAATCATCTGTTCTAGTTTTATTCTGTTTAAGCCATGAGGAAGATGTAACCAATCACTCGTAGGTCAATCATGCTCCAACCAACAATCCCATTTTGTTGCCTCCTGCTTTTCCCTTGAAGGGGTGCAACCTTTTGTTATAATAATTTGCTTGCTTATTAAATACCTCTTTTGATGAAACTAGCATGTTTCGTCACTAGTTGCGATCTGTTTACTATATTTTTTCTGTTATCCTATTCGTGTTTAATGGTGCAAGTAAACTTTGCAGGGTGCAGTAGAGAATCTGTTAGAGAGATGTGGCTATATTCAATTGCTTGATGGATCTGTTGTGCTCTTGGATGATGGTGCCAAGGCACTCATATTATCCACACTCCGTGACATGTCAGCTGGTGCTTTGCGCTGTTTGGGTTTTGCGTACAAGGAGGATTTGGCAGAATTTGCAACATATGATGGAGAAGAACATGCAGCTCACAAGTACCTGATTGATCCTTCATACTACTCTTCCATAGAGAGTAATATGATATTCTGCGGTTTTGTTGGTCTAAGGGTGAGAACTTGTACATCATGGAACCTTTTGTGATAAGATTATTCTAATATGTAGATGCCGGTTCATGTTTACAAATGCATGCACTTTATAACACTCAAAACTATGACAGGACCCTCCACGAGAAGAAGTCCACAAAGCAATTGAAGATTGCAGAGCTGCTGGGATTCGCGTTATGGTGATAACAGGTGATAACAAAGAAACAGCAGAGGCCATATGCCGCGAGATTGGGGTGTTCAATCCTGATGAAGATATCAGTTCAAAGAGCTTCACAGGAAAGGAATTCATGGCACTTTCTGATAAAAAGAAGCTCCTAAGACAACAGGGTGGCCTTCTCTTCTCCAGGGCAGAGCCAAAACACAAGCAGGAGATTGTCAGATTGCTCAAAGAAGACGGTGAGGTGGTTGCAATGACTGGTGATGGAGTGAATGATGCGCCTGCTCTAAAGCTGGCTGATATTGGAGTTGCAATGGGCATTACAGGCACCGAGGTATGACTTATTTCATTATGGTTGAGATTCCTCAGGTTTTGTTGGGAGagtttctgattttgccttttcctATCAACTTGTGCCAGGTtgccaaagaagcatcagaTATGGTGCTTGCGGATGATAACTTCAGTACTATAGTCGCAGCAGTTGGTGAAGGGAGGTCTATTTACAACAACATGAAGGCCTTTATTAGGTTTGTTTTCAGATAACCTATGGCCAACCTTTTGTTTTGTGTACAATTGTTGGATTACATTAAAAATAGTGTTATGGCGGTTGAGTTCATGTGTGTCAATGTGAAATTGCAGATATATGATATCCTCGAACATCGGAGAAGTTGCGTCTATATTCCTGACATCAGCTTTGGGTATCCCAGAAGGCCTCATCCCGGTTCAACTTCTTTGGGTCAATCTTGTCACAGATGGCCCTCCTGCGACAGCTTTGGGTTTCAACCCGCCTGATAAAGATATCATGAAGAAACCTCCCCGAAGAAGTGATGACTCATTGATCACCCCTTGGATCCTTTTTCGGTATATGGTATGTTTTCTAGCAATTCATGTTATTGGCTGATGGATTTGAAGTTAATATGTCGTGCGCTTTTTTCAATGAACCTGCCTTGCATTTTATACATATTTTTAAATGAAAGACTAAATTTTAGCAGTGAATATTGAATTATTAGTAAACCTGTAAAGGTTATGCCTTGTGGCTAGTCTCACGAAGCTCTTCATCCCTGTTGAATGACACCAATTCACCTGAGCATAATATGTGAAGGGAAAACCAAGGTTTAGGTTTTCTTCTGACACGATTGATGACATGAAGCGAAAACTATGAATTCGTCGTATCGTAGCTGCACTATTGATGTTTAAAGGCTCATAACTTATATTAAATTTGCATCTATTACTTAAAGATTGTGTAGTTACAAAAAGAGACAATGTGACTCCAGATTTGTCTTTTCATAATATGTGAATGAAATTATTTCTGAAGTAAATATATTGACATGTCAAATCTGATCTAACTGATCTGCAACTAAAGGATAAAGGAATCTAGCTAATAATTGAAGTATGAACATACAATAGGGAATCATGCTTCATGGAAATCTATTAAATAACCAAAATGCCACCTTAAAGTAGTAATTTTCCATTTTTTCCATTTGGTCAATGTATGTGTGCACCACATGAAACATAATGTACCGACATTTTTTCTTACCTGAGATCCTTGTCTTGGCATGTGTAGGTTATTGGCCTTTATGTTGGGATTGCAACAGTGGGTATCTTCATCATCTGGTACACACATGGCTCTTTCCTGGGAATCGACCTGGCCAGTGATGGTCATACTCTTGTGTCATACTCCCAGCTATCAAACTGGGGCCAGTGCTCCACATGGGAGGGCTTCAAGGTGTCACCATTCACAGCAGGAGCAAGGACCTTTGGCTTTGATGCGAACCCGTGCGATTACTTCCAGGGTGGCAAGATTAAAGCGACGACCCTGTCTTTGTCGGTCTTGGTGGCCATTGAGATGTTCAACTCGCTTAATGCCCTGTCGGAGGATGGCAGCCTTCTGAGCATGCCACCATGGGTTAACCCGTGGCTTCTTCTGGCCATGTCTGTGTCTTTTGGGCTGCATTTCTTGATCCTCTATGTGCCTTTCCTCGCTCAGGTGTTTGGGATTGTGCCCCTCAGTTTCAACGAATGGCTCTTGGTGATAGCAGTGGCCTTCCCAGTGGTGCTGATCGACGAGGTTCTTAAGTTTGTGGGACGGTACCTGACAGCGCGTGCCAGAAAACAGTCAGGGAAGAGGAAGGCAGAGTAGATGCTAGTGATCATCAGTATTAGATTTCTAGTAGTGCCACGGGGAATCGGCATTTGATGTGACACCCCATTGTTTTTGAGTTGCAAGGGCTCTCGATCTTTTCTGAGAGTGTTTTTTAGATTGAGCATATGACCGTGCAGGGCAAGTTAGGCTACAATATAGAACTCATAATCAGATCGCAAGGTGAACAGACTGCATTTATTCGTTGCAACGGAAGTTGGTATTGTGAACGTGCTGGAGATACAGCATGTTTGCCTTTTTCCGCCTATTGTTGCACTTATGCCTGCTGTTAGTGTTGCGAATTTTCTAACATATGTTGCTCAGTTTATGGTTGTTGCCGTGCCCCCCTTCGGATTAGTTGTGAGAGGTTCCTCTTTGTGCAGACGATGATCTGCAATTCAGGAGGACCCAAGCATGTTCTCTCCTGACAAAATATTGTTAAATAAAGTTCTGTACTTTCTTTCTACATGGGGGAATGTACATCGTTTGTTTAAATTTACATATACGGAACCAAAATTGAGGTGCTGCCTTTGAAATTCTGTACGTGGGATGGATGATGTGGAGATGGCAAGGTAGCCTTGGCTTTATATTTACCTACCCTCCTCGCTCTTGATCATCTTTGAGAAAACTCTCCTCATGGACATGCCATCGAGGTCCCCCAAGTTGGCGGACATGTTGGCGGCAGACCCATCGCTGGTGGTCGACAGGTTGCGCTGGTACCTGGGCGCAATCCCGGGAACGAGCTTCGCGTCGTCCGTGCCGGAGCTGTCCGGCGACGCCTCCTGCAGCTGCAGCGCGTACTCGAGGCACCAGAGCACGTCCCCCATGGCGGGCCGCTCCACGCCGTACTCGGCGAGGCACTTCTCCGCGGTGTCCGCgaacttcttgagcgactccagCCGTATCGTCCCGGCGATCCGCTGGTCGACGATGCTGTCGAGCTCGCCGTTCTTGAGCCGCTTGGTGGCCCACTCCGCGAGGTTCACCATGTCGTGGGGGAGCGTGGGGTCAATCACCGGGCGCGCGCAGAGCACCTCGAGCAGGACGACGCCGAAGGAGTAGACGTCGGACTTCTCCGTCAGCATCTGCCGGCGGAAGTACTCCGGGTCGAGGTACCCGAAGCTGCCCTTGACGGCGGTGCTGACGTGCGTCTTGTCCAGCTCCGGCCCGGCCTTGGACAGCCCGAAGTCGGCGACCTTGGCCATGAAGCTGTCGTCGAGGAGGATGTTGGCCGACTTGACGTCCCGGTGGATGATCGCCTTGGCGCCCGAGCCCGTGTGGAGGTAGTGCAGGCCCCTGGCGGCGCCGATGCTGACCTCGAGCCTCTGCTTCCACGACAGGGGAGGCAGCTCCGAGTCGTAGAGGTGGCTCCGGAGCGTGCCCCTGGCCATGTACTCGTACACCAGGATCATCTCGCCGCGCTCGTCGCAGTAGCCGATGAGCGACAccaggtggcggtggcgcagcCGGGAGAGCAGCTCGATCTCCGTGCGGAACTCGTTGAGGCCCTGCTGCGACCGCCGGTTGCCGCGCTTCACGGCCACCCGCGTGTCGTCCCGCAGCGTGCCCTTGTACACCTTCCCGAACCCGCCGACGCCGATGACCATGCCCTCGTCGAACCCGCCCGTCGCCTCCTGCAGCGCCGCGAAGGGGAACCGGTACCCGGCGCCGGCGTTCTGCCCGAGCGTCACCGTGTGGTTCCTGGTGCCGCCGCTGTTGCTCTTGCTGAAGCTGCGAGAGCCCAGCGCGCTGGCCGAGAACGCGGCCCAGGTGCTCGACGGCTTCTTCTCCGGCTTCTTCCTTCGCCGCACCCTGCGGCCGACGAACGCAACGGCCATCACCAGCGTGGCCGCCGCGACGGCCGAGCTGGCGACGACTCCAGCGATGATTTTCTTCGAATGGCTCCGCGACGAGgggtctccgccgccgccgcccgtgctccCGACCATTCTCATGATCTCGAGGCCGTTGAGGAGGCCGTTCGGATCCACGttgcccgccgtcgccggcccgaCGCTCACGGTGATGTTGCCCGTCGCGTCCTCGGAGCGCAGCACGAAATCCTTGTACAACGGCACGGCCAGCGATCCGAAAGTGTCCTTGGTGATCTCGTAGTTGGAGAGCACGGACCAGCCGCCGACGTACACGTTGAATGCCAGTTCGTTCGCCGCCTTGCTGACGATGTCGCAGAAGTGGAGGCGGAGCAGGTACGCCCACCCCGGCGTGGCTGGGAATCTCCACGTCATGTTGAACTGCGCGCTTATGGTGCTGTCCATCAGAGCCTTGTTGAGCTCCGTCGCCGTCGCGTACACCAtgtccggcgccgcctccggtgTGGCGAAGCCCGGCGTGCGCTGGAGCGACGTGGGGGACACGTGCTTGGGCACCGCGACGGTGCGGTCGACCAGGAAGGTCTCGTCGGGAAGCCAGGTCCTCCACAGCGTGTCGTTGCTGGGCGTGATCTTGGGAGTGCCCATGTTGATCCTGTGGATCGTCTCCAGCGCCTGCGTGGACAGCTCGGTGTACTGCCCCAGGGGGTTCACCGtctgcgccgcgccggcgtAGAGGTCGTCGGGGTGCGACACGACCTCGATGGCGTTGACGAACGCCACCTTGCCCGTCGGCGTGAACGCGATCGCCAGCGTGCCGCCGGCGACGTTCACCGAGAACTCCCTGAGCGTGGCCGTGCCGTTGGCGGGCGCGTACGCCCCCTCGGTGAGCGCCACGCCCTGCACGGACACGCTGAACCTGGCGTCCGCGGCGAGGTCCCCCGACTGGTACCGGAAGGGGAAGaagtggaggcgcacgaagtgGCGCCCGGGCCTCTTGATCGCGAACGTGTACGTGGACGGCGCCGGGAAGACGCGCGCGTACCGGTACAGCTCCGCCTCGCCGGAGGAGTCGTTGGCCGCTCCCGCCGACGCGTTGGCCGCGGCGCTCTGCGGCGCCGAGAGCACCGAGGCCGGCAGGGTGGCGTCCCCGACGAACGTCCGCCCGCCGACCgtggcgctcgccgccgtcccgcagAGGACGAGGTAGCTGTCCGCCGGGACgaacgcggcgcgcgcggcggcgagcagcgcggaCAGCACGACGACGGCCCGCAGGAGCATGCCAGGAACTTGGCGCGAGAAGAATCGCGGCAGGACCATCAGCTCCTCGCTCATTCGCTCTCTAGAAGCATCTCATGGGCGGCTCCTGGGGACAGAGACGTGGAGCccgggcgcggcgcggagcaGGCGGCATCAAGGCCCCATGGAAGCCATGGGGGATGGATGGTTAATTAGTACAGGAGGTGCTCTGAAAACCTGCAGCTTGCTCGGCAACGGGATGAGTGAAAGTGAAACTGGGAACTGGCGAAGACAGGCACAGCTGCTGCAACAAGTCTAGAGCCCACCCACAGGGAGGGGAAACCGGGGCTTGGCGATTGGAGATTTTGGCTAGGCATGGAGGTAATATTCGAGGAGGAGCATTTGGATTAGTGGGGAAAGCATATCAGTGTCACTTTCCGAGGATCTCAGGTAGAGGGTGGCATTGTGTATTATAACGGGGGGGCTTTTAATCCTGTCATTTTCCTGGATTACAGGTTGTCAGGCAAATAGTGGCTGTTTGATTTGGTTGCTCGTTGACGCGTGATGCCGAAGGAAAACGTTGTTTACTTACATATACCAAGATATACCAAGGGGCCAAGAATCGGCGCAACGCCGTGAGTtctggccccacgtggggcccacacAACACTATTCACAGTGTGCCCATATGTACTGTTCACAAGCGGCCACATGTACTGTTAGACTGCTCACAAGTGGCCCACACGCCACTGTTCACAAGTGGCCCACACGCCACTGTTCACAAGTGGGCCTCACACGACACTGTTCAGTATTGTTCGTGAGGTTTTTTATCCTTTCCAGTATAGTATAAATCTGccttctatttttttaaaagaaaaaacttcCCAATATTTGCTTTCTAATATTTAAAACACCAGTTATCTAATATACATTTGAAACTTCCTAATATTTATAGCACTAGTTATCTAATATACACTTGAGACTAAAGTTCTAATAACATTTATTTATATGAACGATCCAGTATAGTCTATGTGTTAATTTTACATCAACTGAGAATTTTAGATTGTTAAAAATATTTACCATCTAACTAACTGATTGTACTAAACCaaacttaaaaaaatatatcatagcATCTTATCTGTGCTATACGATCTCATAAGTCCATGATGTCCATAAAAAACAATAATACCTATCGTTACACACTACAAGTCTattgtaaaataaaaaatatacattttcacacaaaaaaattaatttcgTATTTCAcagtaatatatatttttatataatttaaaaCATCGTATGATCATCTTTCGAGAacagtaaaaaaaatattacttcGAGTTAGCAATTTCCTATATGGGCGCGCATAGCGCGCCTACCAAACTAGTTTTACTTAATTTGCCCCCACGACATTATTATCAAAGCTTTTGTACTTTTTATCTACAACCTCAAAAGCAGAGGATGAGAGGAAGCTATAGGTTCTTTTTACAGGGCACCGAGTCAGCACCTCAACATCCGTTCCATCCCAATCCTGCGGCTCCGGTTGGTCCCCTGACCCCGTTGGTGCGCGCACGTCGAGCTCAGCGAGGTTCCGTTCCATCCAACGACGACGACGCATCCGGCAGGCAAACGAAGGATGGAGAGCGGACGTGCCTTTTGTCAAGGAGAAGGGAAGAAACGCCCCTGATCCTCGTCCCACGATGAGGAGAAGAAAGGCGATCGGTTTGATTTGATCCTCGCCGGTGGTGGTGCGGGTGCGCTCTACTTTCCCGGGGCCTCTCGGAATCCCTCCCTGCGCTGCGTCGCGGTGGGAAGGGCCGCGGAAGCCTCCACTCCGACGGCCGGTCGGCGCGAAGTACGCGACCCGACCGGACACCAGGCAGGGGCagggcgccgtcgccgccgcatgTCTAAGATTTTGAACTGAAAATTTAAAAGTCGAGCTCTAAAAAAATCGGACTTTAATTTTATATAGTtttaaactaaataatttaaaggTCTTGTTGGACTATAAAGATGTCATTAGAATCATGACCTATTACCATCCCTACACGCAGATCCCGGGCCGGGTGTGCTCTAATGGAAATGTTCCGTGTGTCGTGGCACCTGATGCCCTAGGCTGGCGACAAGTGTTTGTTTAGTTTGTTAGTCAACCAACTAGTAGTATTGTTttttcatactaaatcagcaccagctatcAGCTAAGAGCCAGTTAGTAGTATTGTTCTcttataacaaatcagcaccaattATCCGCCTCAGCCAAACGAACACAGTGAAGTCTGAGCGTCTGATCAACAATCAACGCCATGGCAGGCATGcatgggccgtgtttggttgaaaAACATGAAATTATTGTAGcacatttgaccactaatttagagtagtaaacgaagtctaattacaaaaccacctccaca
This window contains:
- the LOC120691238 gene encoding calcium-transporting ATPase 4, endoplasmic reticulum-type-like, whose protein sequence is MGKGGQDEGKRRDGSASSGADPAQPAFPAWARTPSECLAELGVSADRGLSTEEAAARLERYGPNELERHAAPSVWKLVLEQFDDTLVRILLLAAVVSFVLALYDGAEGGEVGVTAFVEPLVIFLILIVNAVVGVWQESNAEKALEALKEIQSEHATVKRAGRWSHALPARDLVPGDIVELRVGDKVPADMRVLQLISSTLRVEQGSLTGETASVNKTSHKIELEDTDIQGKECMVFAGTTVVNGSAVCVVTGTGMATEIGKIHAQIQEASQEEDDTPLKKKLNEFGEALTAIIGVICALVWLINVKYFLSWEYVDGWPRNFKFSFEKCTYYFEIAVALAVAAIPEGLPAVITTCLALGTRKMAQKNALVRKLPSVETLGCTTVICSDKTGTLTTNQMSAVKLVAIGRWPDTLRSFKVDGTTYDPTDGKIHDWPSLSMDENLQMIAKIAAVCNDASIAHSEHKYVATGMPTEAALKVLVEKMGLPGGYTPSMDSSDLLRCCQWWSNSAKRVATLEFDRTRKSMGVIVKADSGKNLLLVKGAVENLLERCGYIQLLDGSVVLLDDGAKALILSTLRDMSAGALRCLGFAYKEDLAEFATYDGEEHAAHKYLIDPSYYSSIESNMIFCGFVGLRDPPREEVHKAIEDCRAAGIRVMVITGDNKETAEAICREIGVFNPDEDISSKSFTGKEFMALSDKKKLLRQQGGLLFSRAEPKHKQEIVRLLKEDGEVVAMTGDGVNDAPALKLADIGVAMGITGTEVAKEASDMVLADDNFSTIVAAVGEGRSIYNNMKAFIRYMISSNIGEVASIFLTSALGIPEGLIPVQLLWVNLVTDGPPATALGFNPPDKDIMKKPPRRSDDSLITPWILFRYMVIGLYVGIATVGIFIIWYTHGSFLGIDLASDGHTLVSYSQLSNWGQCSTWEGFKVSPFTAGARTFGFDANPCDYFQGGKIKATTLSLSVLVAIEMFNSLNALSEDGSLLSMPPWVNPWLLLAMSVSFGLHFLILYVPFLAQVFGIVPLSFNEWLLVIAVAFPVVLIDEVLKFVGRYLTARARKQSGKRKAE
- the LOC120691239 gene encoding receptor-like protein kinase HERK 1, whose protein sequence is MSEELMVLPRFFSRQVPGMLLRAVVVLSALLAAARAAFVPADSYLVLCGTAASATVGGRTFVGDATLPASVLSAPQSAAANASAGAANDSSGEAELYRYARVFPAPSTYTFAIKRPGRHFVRLHFFPFRYQSGDLAADARFSVSVQGVALTEGAYAPANGTATLREFSVNVAGGTLAIAFTPTGKVAFVNAIEVVSHPDDLYAGAAQTVNPLGQYTELSTQALETIHRINMGTPKITPSNDTLWRTWLPDETFLVDRTVAVPKHVSPTSLQRTPGFATPEAAPDMVYATATELNKALMDSTISAQFNMTWRFPATPGWAYLLRLHFCDIVSKAANELAFNVYVGGWSVLSNYEITKDTFGSLAVPLYKDFVLRSEDATGNITVSVGPATAGNVDPNGLLNGLEIMRMVGSTGGGGGDPSSRSHSKKIIAGVVASSAVAAATLVMAVAFVGRRVRRRKKPEKKPSSTWAAFSASALGSRSFSKSNSGGTRNHTVTLGQNAGAGYRFPFAALQEATGGFDEGMVIGVGGFGKVYKGTLRDDTRVAVKRGNRRSQQGLNEFRTEIELLSRLRHRHLVSLIGYCDERGEMILVYEYMARGTLRSHLYDSELPPLSWKQRLEVSIGAARGLHYLHTGSGAKAIIHRDVKSANILLDDSFMAKVADFGLSKAGPELDKTHVSTAVKGSFGYLDPEYFRRQMLTEKSDVYSFGVVLLEVLCARPVIDPTLPHDMVNLAEWATKRLKNGELDSIVDQRIAGTIRLESLKKFADTAEKCLAEYGVERPAMGDVLWCLEYALQLQEASPDSSGTDDAKLVPGIAPRYQRNLSTTSDGSAANMSANLGDLDGMSMRRVFSKMIKSEEGR